From the genome of Gammaproteobacteria bacterium, one region includes:
- a CDS encoding PQQ-dependent dehydrogenase, methanol/ethanol family — MTTSPTPQDRSARIPPALAFCCFLAIAVVFGLLFATSAATPQEWRHHGGNPAETYYSTLDQIDAANVAGLEVAWSWEIPKAGARIEATPLIADGVLYATGPFSVVFALDAATGDEIWRWDPGIPTEDRGGPRTCCGDVNRGAALHGDKVIAGLLDGRLVALNRADGSIAWSTQTTPPGSDYSVTGAPRVMGDIVVIGNAGAEYGVRGYVTAYDADTGEQLWRTYTVPGNPALGFESDAMRAAAETWTGEWWIVGGGGTVWDGMAADPDAGLLYIGTGNGSPWSRDNRSPGGGDNLYLSSILALDPADGALRWHYQTTPGDDWDYTATQPLMLLDLTIDGREREVIVQAPKNGFFYVIDRHTGEFISAEAFADDLTWATHVDPETGRPVETPEARYGKTGAVWLSPSPGGAHNWHPMSWNPETGLVYLPARNNISFFEKEEGFEYTAGVWNTGTVRGADAGPRPERPPLKGPANLLLAWDPAENREVWRVPAEGGHGGTVSTGGGLVFWGTGSRLVALDAHDGRELWATELDGRPGSPVTYSAGGRQYVVIGSGQASGRVLPRLWAFALPEGSAR, encoded by the coding sequence ATGACGACCTCGCCCACCCCGCAGGACCGCTCGGCACGCATTCCTCCCGCCCTTGCCTTCTGTTGCTTCCTGGCCATCGCGGTCGTCTTCGGCCTTCTGTTCGCGACCTCGGCGGCTACGCCGCAGGAGTGGCGGCACCACGGGGGCAACCCGGCCGAGACCTACTACAGCACGCTCGACCAGATCGACGCCGCCAACGTTGCCGGGCTTGAGGTCGCGTGGAGCTGGGAGATTCCCAAGGCCGGCGCCCGGATCGAAGCCACGCCTCTGATCGCCGACGGCGTCCTCTACGCGACGGGCCCGTTCAGCGTGGTCTTCGCGCTGGATGCCGCCACGGGCGACGAGATCTGGCGCTGGGACCCCGGCATTCCCACCGAGGACCGCGGCGGCCCGCGCACCTGCTGCGGCGACGTCAACCGGGGCGCCGCGCTGCACGGCGACAAGGTCATCGCGGGGCTCCTGGACGGGCGGCTGGTTGCGCTCAACCGGGCGGACGGATCGATCGCGTGGTCAACGCAGACCACCCCTCCCGGGTCCGACTATTCCGTAACCGGCGCGCCCCGGGTCATGGGCGACATCGTGGTCATCGGCAACGCCGGCGCGGAGTACGGGGTGCGCGGCTACGTCACCGCCTACGATGCCGACACGGGGGAGCAGCTTTGGCGGACCTACACCGTCCCCGGCAACCCGGCGCTCGGGTTCGAGAGCGACGCCATGCGGGCCGCGGCCGAGACCTGGACGGGCGAGTGGTGGATCGTCGGAGGCGGCGGCACCGTGTGGGACGGGATGGCCGCCGACCCCGATGCCGGCCTCCTGTACATCGGCACCGGCAACGGATCGCCCTGGAGCCGCGACAACCGCAGCCCCGGCGGCGGCGACAACCTCTACCTCTCCTCGATTCTCGCTCTCGACCCCGCGGACGGCGCCCTGCGCTGGCACTACCAGACCACCCCCGGCGACGACTGGGACTACACCGCCACCCAGCCGCTGATGCTGCTGGACCTGACCATCGACGGGCGCGAGCGCGAGGTCATCGTCCAGGCGCCCAAGAACGGCTTCTTCTACGTCATCGACCGGCATACCGGTGAGTTCATCTCCGCCGAAGCCTTCGCCGACGACCTCACCTGGGCCACCCACGTCGACCCGGAGACCGGCCGCCCGGTGGAGACCCCGGAGGCGCGTTACGGCAAGACGGGCGCGGTGTGGCTGTCGCCCAGCCCCGGCGGCGCGCACAACTGGCATCCCATGTCGTGGAATCCGGAGACCGGCCTCGTCTATCTGCCCGCCAGGAACAACATCTCCTTCTTCGAGAAGGAAGAGGGTTTCGAGTACACCGCAGGCGTCTGGAACACCGGCACCGTGCGCGGCGCCGACGCCGGTCCCCGTCCCGAGCGCCCGCCGCTCAAGGGCCCCGCCAACCTGCTTCTGGCCTGGGATCCCGCCGAGAACCGGGAAGTCTGGCGCGTGCCGGCGGAGGGAGGTCACGGCGGCACGGTGTCCACCGGCGGCGGCCTGGTGTTCTGGGGCACCGGTTCGCGGCTGGTGGCCCTCGACGCCCACGATGGGCGGGAGCTCTGGGCGACGGAACTGGACGGGCGTCCCGGCTCTCCGGTGACCTACTCCGCAGGCGGGCGACAGTACGTGGTGATCGGTTCCGGGCAGGCGAGCGGGAGGGTCCTCCCGCGGCTGTGGGCGTTCGCGCTGCCGGAAGGGTCTGCCCGTTAG
- a CDS encoding pseudouridine synthase, whose product MTGPADAVTGPDRGERLQKFIARAGVASRRRAEALIVSGRVRVNGRTATVLGTRVRPEVDEVVVDGARVRPGPVRWVMLNKPAGFLTTRRDDRGRDTVYDLLPESLRGLIHVGRLDQATEGLLLFTNDGEVAHLLAHPRYRVEREYRARVTGTPSAAALRRLVSGVKLEDGVARARRARVLARDPPCAVLELVLTEGRKREVRRMCRAVGHPVRRLERVRFGPIRFRGLARGEWRELGKAEMAALEKLRASGS is encoded by the coding sequence GTGACCGGGCCAGCGGACGCCGTCACCGGGCCGGATCGAGGCGAGCGGCTGCAGAAGTTCATCGCCCGGGCGGGCGTCGCCTCGCGCCGCCGGGCCGAAGCGCTGATCGTTTCGGGACGGGTGCGGGTGAACGGCCGGACGGCGACCGTGCTCGGAACGCGCGTGCGCCCGGAAGTCGACGAAGTGGTCGTCGACGGTGCCCGCGTGCGGCCGGGACCGGTCCGCTGGGTGATGCTGAACAAGCCGGCGGGATTCCTCACCACGCGCCGCGACGACCGGGGCCGCGACACCGTGTACGATCTGCTGCCCGAATCGCTGCGCGGGCTCATTCATGTGGGCCGGCTGGACCAGGCCACCGAGGGGTTGCTGCTCTTCACCAACGACGGGGAGGTGGCGCACCTGCTCGCGCATCCCCGCTACCGCGTCGAGCGCGAATACCGGGCGCGGGTCACCGGAACTCCCTCGGCCGCCGCTCTCAGACGTCTGGTGTCCGGGGTGAAGCTGGAGGACGGCGTCGCGCGGGCGAGGCGCGCCCGCGTGCTGGCTCGCGATCCGCCGTGCGCCGTCCTCGAACTGGTCCTGACGGAAGGGCGCAAGCGGGAGGTGCGGCGGATGTGCCGGGCGGTCGGCCACCCGGTGCGCCGGCTCGAGCGCGTGCGCTTCGGTCCCATCCGGTTTCGGGGCCTCGCTCGCGGGGAGTGGCGGGAGTTGGGAAAGGCGGAGATGGCGGCCCTGGAAAAGCTGCGCGCGTCCGGCTCCTAG
- a CDS encoding dihydroorotase, giving the protein MDATGDLLLLGGRVAECGGRVEGPADAQVVEAGGLVVAPGLIDVHVHLREPGGEHKETIATGARAAAAGGFTSVCAMPNTSPPIDDPASVGFVVAEGRRAGGARVYPLGAISVRQEGKRLAEIGEMVAAGAVGITDDGHPVMDSGLMRLALEYALPFGIPVADHPEDLGLSRDGSMNEGLVSARLGLVGKPNASEDIHIVRDLLLAELTGGRIHLQHVSTAWGVEAIRQAKARGVRATAEASPHHLILTEAAVEGYRTDAKMNPPLRTDADVAAVRAGLADGTLDVIATDHAPHHYDEKESAFDDAPFGIVGLETAVGLVLTHLVGEGVIDLPTAIERMSLSPARAFNLPGGTLVPGSVADVTLIDPARTWAVDPARFLSKSRNTPFSGLELTGKAVMTVVRGEVVWRDGG; this is encoded by the coding sequence ATGGACGCCACCGGCGACCTGCTTCTGCTTGGCGGGCGGGTGGCCGAGTGCGGTGGCAGGGTGGAGGGTCCGGCCGATGCGCAGGTCGTGGAGGCGGGCGGGCTGGTGGTCGCGCCCGGCCTGATCGACGTGCACGTGCACCTGCGCGAGCCGGGCGGGGAGCACAAGGAGACCATCGCCACCGGCGCGCGCGCCGCAGCCGCGGGGGGCTTCACCTCCGTGTGCGCGATGCCCAACACCAGCCCGCCCATCGACGATCCCGCCTCGGTGGGCTTCGTGGTGGCGGAAGGGCGGCGGGCGGGAGGCGCGCGCGTCTACCCGCTGGGGGCCATCTCCGTCCGCCAGGAAGGGAAGAGGCTGGCGGAGATCGGCGAGATGGTGGCGGCGGGCGCGGTCGGCATCACCGACGACGGCCATCCGGTCATGGACTCAGGGCTGATGCGGCTCGCGCTCGAGTACGCCCTGCCGTTCGGCATTCCGGTCGCCGACCACCCCGAGGACCTGGGTCTCTCACGCGACGGCAGCATGAACGAAGGTCTCGTGTCCGCCCGCCTCGGCCTGGTGGGCAAGCCCAACGCGTCGGAGGACATCCACATCGTACGCGACCTGCTGCTGGCCGAACTCACCGGTGGCCGCATCCACCTCCAGCACGTCTCCACAGCGTGGGGAGTCGAAGCGATCCGGCAGGCGAAGGCGCGCGGGGTGCGCGCGACCGCGGAGGCGTCCCCGCACCACCTCATCCTCACCGAAGCGGCGGTGGAGGGGTACCGCACCGACGCCAAGATGAACCCGCCGCTCCGCACCGACGCGGACGTGGCCGCCGTGCGCGCGGGCCTCGCCGACGGCACCCTGGACGTGATCGCGACCGACCACGCCCCCCACCACTACGACGAGAAGGAGTCCGCCTTCGACGACGCGCCCTTCGGCATCGTGGGGCTGGAGACCGCGGTCGGGCTCGTGCTCACCCATCTGGTCGGCGAGGGCGTCATCGACCTCCCGACGGCCATCGAGCGCATGAGCCTCTCACCCGCGCGCGCCTTCAACCTGCCGGGTGGAACCCTGGTCCCGGGCAGCGTGGCCGACGTGACCCTGATCGACCCCGCCCGCACCTGGGCCGTGGACCCGGCGCGCTTCCTCTCCAAGAGCCGCAACACGCCCTTCTCCGGGCTGGAACTCACCGGGAAGGCTGTGATGACCGTCGTCCGCGGGGAGGTCGTCTGGAGGGACGGAGGCTAA
- the scpB gene encoding SMC-Scp complex subunit ScpB — translation MNPAQVVEAILFSSDAPLTAEEIARADESLDEDVVAEAIAALGREYDDGERAFQLVEIAGGHQLLTRPEFAPYLERFDTVPRPARLSRPALETLAIVAYRQPVGRIEMEYIRGVNCAGVIRTLVDRDLIEVTGRGEGIGRPLLYGTTGHFLEHFGLQSLDELPRPAELPVVLREPGPLEVEPAEEQPAAE, via the coding sequence GTGAACCCGGCGCAGGTGGTCGAGGCGATCCTGTTCTCGAGCGATGCCCCGCTGACCGCGGAGGAGATCGCGCGCGCGGACGAGAGCCTCGACGAAGACGTGGTCGCCGAGGCCATCGCGGCGCTCGGGCGCGAGTACGACGATGGCGAACGGGCCTTCCAACTGGTGGAGATCGCCGGCGGGCATCAGTTGCTGACCCGCCCGGAGTTCGCGCCCTACCTGGAGCGATTCGACACGGTACCGCGGCCGGCACGCCTCTCCAGGCCGGCGCTGGAGACGCTGGCCATCGTCGCCTACCGCCAGCCCGTGGGCCGCATCGAGATGGAGTACATCCGCGGGGTGAACTGCGCGGGCGTGATTCGCACCCTCGTCGACCGCGACCTGATCGAAGTCACCGGACGCGGAGAAGGGATCGGCAGACCGCTTCTCTACGGGACCACCGGTCACTTTCTCGAACACTTCGGCCTGCAGTCGCTCGACGAGCTGCCGCGACCGGCGGAGCTCCCGGTCGTGCTCCGGGAGCCGGGGCCGCTCGAGGTCGAGCCGGCAGAGGAGCAGCCGGCCGCCGAGTGA
- the rpsT gene encoding 30S ribosomal protein S20 translates to MPNVKSAIKRMNKSREQNARNRAKRSRLRTALKKVREATDAETAQTCFREAQVLLDRAATSRLLHPNAVARMKSALARQVNSLG, encoded by the coding sequence ATGCCGAACGTCAAGAGCGCGATAAAGCGGATGAACAAGAGTCGGGAGCAGAACGCCCGCAACCGCGCGAAGCGCTCCCGTCTGCGCACAGCGCTCAAGAAGGTGCGCGAAGCCACCGATGCCGAAACCGCCCAGACCTGTTTTCGCGAGGCCCAGGTCCTGCTGGATCGGGCCGCAACGTCCCGCCTGCTGCACCCGAACGCCGTCGCCCGCATGAAGAGCGCGCTGGCACGTCAGGTGAACTCCCTGGGTTGA
- the pyrR gene encoding bifunctional pyr operon transcriptional regulator/uracil phosphoribosyltransferase PyrR, giving the protein MREDAVGRAIARMAREILERNEGTERLALMGIHRRGVQIARLLQDEIERAAGVRVPRGSIDITLYRDDLMAIGPRPVIGESKLPPGGIDNRAVVVVDDVIFTGRTARAAMNELMDWGRASRIYYCALVDRAGRELPIQPDIVGRAVTVLPHQRVDVLVPDIDGVLGVDVVTTSPEAA; this is encoded by the coding sequence ATGCGAGAAGACGCAGTGGGACGGGCGATCGCCCGCATGGCGCGCGAGATCCTGGAGCGCAACGAGGGAACGGAGCGCCTCGCGCTGATGGGGATCCACCGCCGGGGCGTCCAGATCGCGCGGCTGCTGCAGGACGAGATCGAACGCGCGGCCGGCGTCCGCGTGCCCCGCGGGTCCATCGACATCACCCTGTACCGTGACGACCTGATGGCGATCGGGCCCAGGCCCGTGATCGGTGAGTCGAAGCTGCCCCCGGGAGGCATCGACAACCGCGCGGTGGTGGTCGTGGACGACGTCATCTTCACGGGGCGCACCGCCCGCGCCGCCATGAACGAGCTGATGGATTGGGGGCGCGCGTCCCGCATCTACTACTGCGCCCTCGTGGACCGCGCGGGCCGCGAACTGCCCATCCAGCCCGACATCGTGGGCCGGGCGGTGACGGTGCTCCCGCATCAGCGCGTCGACGTCCTGGTGCCCGACATCGACGGGGTGCTCGGCGTGGACGTCGTCACGACATCGCCGGAGGCTGCGTGA
- a CDS encoding site-2 protease family protein, which translates to MDILLLIPVLLLSIIVHEVAHAWVALREGDDTAYTLGRITLNPLPHIDLIGSILVPLGLYFMNAGFLFGWAKPVPVNPRKYHNYRGGDIRVSLAGIAANLILAVGFTLLAALLVKTAQVSGGALAGAMDVAVRIAELGILINLVLAFFNLVPIPPLDGSHVLYHLLPTRLGVAYRRLGRYGMLILLAVFFLFPGPFFSIVLAPVRFFMGAAQDFIDLWL; encoded by the coding sequence ATGGACATTCTCCTGCTGATTCCCGTCCTGCTCCTATCCATCATCGTCCACGAAGTCGCGCACGCCTGGGTCGCGCTGCGCGAGGGCGACGACACCGCCTACACGCTCGGGCGCATAACTCTCAACCCGCTCCCGCACATCGATCTCATCGGGTCGATCCTGGTGCCGCTCGGCCTCTACTTCATGAACGCCGGGTTCCTCTTCGGCTGGGCGAAGCCGGTGCCCGTCAACCCCCGCAAGTATCACAACTACCGGGGCGGCGACATCCGCGTATCGCTGGCCGGCATCGCCGCCAACCTGATCCTGGCGGTCGGGTTCACCCTGCTCGCCGCCCTGCTGGTGAAGACCGCTCAGGTGAGCGGCGGGGCACTGGCCGGGGCGATGGACGTGGCGGTGCGCATCGCGGAGCTGGGCATCCTGATCAATCTCGTGCTCGCGTTCTTCAACCTGGTCCCCATCCCGCCCCTCGACGGATCTCACGTCCTCTACCACCTGCTGCCCACGCGCCTCGGCGTCGCCTACCGTCGTCTGGGACGCTACGGCATGCTCATCCTCCTCGCCGTGTTCTTCCTGTTCCCGGGTCCGTTCTTCTCCATCGTCCTGGCACCGGTTCGCTTTTTCATGGGAGCGGCCCAGGACTTCATCGACCTGTGGCTCTGA
- a CDS encoding Na+/H+ antiporter NhaC family protein, protein MRRIPFALLLVLSILTSGAGRLVAQEVEEYPAVVMGGLPFTLTLAGAPEESSWFEVRSAGGTLLRSGAVDAGQSLAVADLFVESRADLPLEVRVGAATETVEAHYAPAWYSIVPPLVAILLALIFREVLAALFAGVWLGALAVAGFNPLAATWRTVDTFIVPALADDSGQTQIVVFSLLLGGMVGIIARNGGTLGIVEAVSPVATTPRRGKLATWLAGLTIFFDDYANTLIVGTTMRPITDRLRISREKLAYLVDSTAAPVAAIVPISTWVGYEISLIDQGLQLAAEQHASTNPELAASLTSSSAFAVFLSTIPYLFYPLLALVFVALVSYTNRDLGEMATAERRAATGGGLTRPGSTPVTDTTDTLLQPVEGAPRRWWNAALPVLTVVLTVLIGLYVSGSAATGPGAPLMDILGQADPYATLLWGSLAGCLMAMALSLGQRILTLQETLSSLVAGMKAMMTAMLVLVFAWSLGAITGEIGTADFLARILGDAIPFELIPVLVFTTAAAMAFATGTSFATMAILIPLVIPLTITLGGSVGFDGGSAEVILLGATGSVLAGAIFGDHCSPISDTTVLSSTASGCDHIDHVRTQLPYALLVGVVGMALGNVGTAYGLPPWLALLLGVAVLWAVLRFRGTSVEAGVPGQG, encoded by the coding sequence ATGCGGCGCATACCGTTCGCTCTCCTGCTCGTCCTGTCGATCCTGACTTCCGGTGCCGGCCGCCTCGTGGCCCAGGAGGTCGAAGAGTATCCGGCCGTCGTCATGGGAGGATTGCCGTTCACGCTCACGCTGGCGGGTGCACCCGAAGAGTCGAGCTGGTTCGAGGTCCGCTCCGCCGGCGGCACCCTGCTTCGCTCCGGCGCCGTCGACGCCGGCCAGTCGCTGGCGGTGGCCGATCTGTTCGTGGAGTCGCGGGCGGATCTGCCCCTGGAGGTGCGCGTGGGCGCGGCGACCGAGACCGTGGAGGCGCACTACGCACCCGCGTGGTATTCCATCGTGCCGCCGCTGGTCGCCATCCTGCTCGCACTGATCTTCCGCGAGGTGCTGGCCGCGCTGTTCGCGGGGGTCTGGCTGGGCGCGCTGGCGGTGGCGGGCTTCAACCCGCTCGCCGCCACCTGGCGCACGGTGGACACCTTCATCGTGCCCGCGCTGGCCGACGATTCGGGGCAGACGCAGATCGTGGTGTTCTCGCTATTGCTTGGCGGGATGGTGGGCATCATCGCCCGCAACGGGGGCACGCTCGGCATCGTCGAGGCCGTGTCGCCGGTCGCCACCACGCCGCGCCGGGGGAAGCTCGCCACCTGGCTCGCGGGGCTGACCATATTCTTCGACGACTACGCCAACACCCTGATCGTGGGCACCACCATGCGCCCCATCACCGACCGGCTCCGCATCTCCCGGGAGAAGCTGGCGTACCTGGTCGACTCGACGGCGGCGCCGGTGGCGGCCATCGTCCCGATCTCGACATGGGTCGGCTACGAAATATCGCTCATCGACCAGGGGCTGCAGCTCGCGGCGGAGCAGCACGCGTCCACGAACCCGGAGCTCGCTGCGTCGCTCACGTCGTCGAGCGCCTTCGCCGTGTTCCTCAGCACCATCCCGTACCTCTTCTATCCCCTGCTGGCGCTGGTCTTCGTGGCGCTGGTGAGCTACACCAACCGGGACCTGGGCGAGATGGCGACGGCGGAGCGGCGCGCCGCCACAGGGGGGGGATTGACCCGGCCCGGATCGACCCCGGTCACCGACACGACGGACACGCTGCTGCAACCGGTCGAGGGCGCCCCGCGGCGGTGGTGGAACGCCGCCCTTCCCGTGCTCACCGTCGTCCTCACCGTGCTGATCGGCTTGTACGTGTCCGGAAGCGCGGCGACAGGTCCGGGAGCGCCGCTGATGGACATCCTGGGGCAGGCGGATCCCTACGCCACCCTGCTGTGGGGTTCGCTGGCGGGGTGCCTGATGGCGATGGCCCTGTCGCTGGGACAGCGCATCCTCACGCTGCAGGAGACCCTGTCGTCCCTGGTCGCGGGGATGAAGGCGATGATGACCGCGATGCTGGTCCTCGTCTTCGCCTGGTCGCTGGGGGCAATCACGGGGGAGATCGGGACCGCGGATTTTCTGGCCCGGATCCTGGGGGATGCCATTCCCTTCGAGCTGATCCCCGTGCTGGTGTTCACCACCGCAGCCGCCATGGCGTTCGCAACCGGCACCTCGTTTGCGACCATGGCCATCCTGATCCCGCTGGTGATCCCCCTGACCATCACCCTCGGGGGAAGCGTCGGCTTCGACGGAGGCAGCGCGGAGGTCATCCTGCTCGGGGCGACCGGATCGGTGCTGGCGGGCGCCATCTTCGGAGACCACTGCTCGCCCATCTCCGACACGACCGTGCTCTCCTCCACGGCGTCCGGCTGCGACCACATCGATCACGTGCGCACGCAGCTGCCCTATGCCCTGCTGGTTGGCGTGGTGGGCATGGCGCTCGGCAACGTCGGCACCGCATACGGCCTGCCGCCGTGGCTGGCGCTGTTGCTCGGCGTGGCCGTGCTGTGGGCCGTCCTGCGCTTCCGGGGAACGTCGGTCGAGGCGGGGGTGCCGGGACAGGGGTAG
- a CDS encoding segregation/condensation protein A, with translation MALTPFDVAARERRELFVVALERFQGPLDLLLHLIRQQDIDIFDIPVATITDQFLKVVGGIGAEELEGAGEFVEMAAILIGIKARLLLPHRREEEDEDPRAELVRRLLEYEQVREISSRLEIMEARRMRRWAKGYVPPRPRPAPRDTPLDTTWDEVWEAALAVELPRPHVPPRVQTRLVSMEEKIALIRDRLRAVGRIEFSRLIGSWRARMHGVMTLLAGLELARRRQVRLRQTRPFAELWLYRRAASAVESENAGGEAA, from the coding sequence GTGGCTCTGACACCCTTCGACGTCGCCGCGAGAGAGCGCCGGGAGCTGTTCGTGGTCGCGCTGGAGCGCTTCCAGGGGCCACTGGACCTGCTGCTGCACCTCATCCGGCAGCAGGACATCGACATCTTCGACATCCCCGTCGCCACCATCACCGACCAGTTCCTGAAGGTCGTCGGCGGGATCGGGGCGGAGGAACTCGAGGGCGCCGGGGAGTTCGTCGAGATGGCCGCAATCCTGATCGGCATCAAGGCGCGCCTGCTGCTTCCGCACCGCAGGGAGGAGGAGGACGAGGATCCCCGCGCCGAGCTGGTCCGGCGTCTGCTGGAGTACGAGCAGGTACGCGAGATCTCGTCCCGGCTGGAGATCATGGAGGCGCGCAGGATGCGCCGCTGGGCGAAGGGCTACGTGCCGCCGCGTCCGCGCCCCGCGCCCCGTGACACGCCGCTGGACACGACGTGGGACGAGGTTTGGGAAGCCGCGCTCGCAGTCGAGCTTCCGCGGCCCCATGTCCCCCCCCGCGTACAGACCCGCCTGGTGTCGATGGAGGAGAAGATCGCCCTGATCCGCGATCGGCTGCGCGCCGTCGGGCGCATCGAGTTCTCCCGCCTGATCGGCTCCTGGCGCGCGCGCATGCACGGGGTCATGACGCTGCTGGCCGGGCTCGAACTCGCCCGCCGCCGACAGGTGCGCCTGCGCCAGACCCGGCCCTTCGCCGAGCTCTGGCTCTATCGGCGGGCTGCCTCGGCGGTGGAATCCGAGAACGCCGGCGGGGAAGCTGCGTGA
- the tadA gene encoding tRNA adenosine(34) deaminase TadA has product MARALEMARLAEARSEVPVGAVLVLDGQVVAEGHNRTRADADPTAHAEVVVLRAAARRLGLRILPGATLFVTLEPCAQCAGAIVLARVTRLVFGASDPKAGMAGSLDNLVQDPRLNHSVELTPGVLAEPSGELLRSFFRARR; this is encoded by the coding sequence ATGGCTCGCGCGCTGGAGATGGCCCGGCTGGCGGAAGCTCGCTCCGAGGTCCCCGTTGGAGCCGTCCTGGTGCTGGACGGCCAGGTCGTGGCCGAGGGGCATAACCGGACGCGCGCCGATGCGGATCCCACCGCGCACGCGGAAGTCGTGGTGTTGCGTGCGGCCGCCCGCAGGCTCGGGCTCAGGATCCTGCCGGGCGCCACGCTCTTCGTGACCCTCGAGCCCTGCGCGCAGTGCGCCGGCGCCATCGTCCTCGCGCGCGTCACGCGCCTGGTCTTCGGGGCCTCCGACCCCAAGGCGGGGATGGCGGGCAGCCTGGACAACCTGGTCCAGGATCCGCGTCTCAACCACTCGGTCGAGCTCACGCCAGGGGTGCTCGCGGAGCCCTCCGGGGAGCTGCTGCGGTCGTTCTTCAGGGCGCGCCGCTAG
- a CDS encoding aspartate carbamoyltransferase catalytic subunit, whose product MSRSAAAAPALGKDLVGIEHLSARQITSILDTAEPFKEISERRIKKVPTLRGITIVNLFFEASTRTRISFEFAEKRLAADTVNIGASRSSVAKGETLVDTARNLEAMKIDMVVMRHWASGAARFLAERIPSSVINAGDGAHEHPTQALLDMLTLRDHLGAIAGRRVCIVGDVRHSRVARSNIFGLLTLGAEVGVCGPPTLIPPHMRELGVRIFHRVEEAIEWAHALNVLRLQLERMEAGFVPSLREYNRIWGVSRARLAAAPEPLLILHPGPMNRGVEIDSDVADGPHSVILEQVTNGVAVRMAVLYLLAGGRPEKAEAAKAEEVA is encoded by the coding sequence GTGAGCCGTTCCGCCGCCGCTGCTCCGGCGCTGGGCAAGGACCTCGTCGGCATCGAACATCTCAGCGCCCGGCAGATCACCAGCATCCTCGACACCGCGGAGCCGTTCAAGGAAATCTCAGAGCGGCGCATCAAGAAGGTGCCGACCCTGCGCGGGATTACCATCGTCAACCTCTTCTTCGAGGCGTCCACGCGTACACGCATATCGTTCGAGTTTGCGGAGAAGCGCCTTGCGGCGGATACCGTCAACATCGGCGCGAGCCGCTCGTCGGTGGCGAAGGGAGAGACGCTGGTGGACACCGCCCGCAACCTCGAGGCCATGAAGATCGACATGGTGGTGATGCGGCACTGGGCGTCGGGCGCGGCCCGCTTCCTGGCGGAGCGCATTCCCTCCAGCGTGATCAACGCGGGGGACGGCGCCCACGAGCACCCCACCCAGGCGCTGCTGGACATGCTTACGCTGCGCGACCACCTGGGCGCCATCGCCGGCCGGCGGGTGTGCATCGTGGGGGACGTGCGCCACTCGCGGGTGGCCCGCTCCAACATCTTCGGACTGCTGACGCTGGGCGCCGAAGTCGGCGTGTGCGGTCCTCCGACGCTGATCCCGCCGCACATGCGCGAACTCGGGGTGCGCATCTTTCATCGCGTGGAGGAGGCGATCGAGTGGGCTCACGCCCTGAACGTGCTGCGCCTCCAGCTCGAGCGCATGGAAGCCGGCTTCGTGCCCAGCCTGCGCGAGTACAACCGCATCTGGGGGGTCTCGCGCGCGCGGCTGGCGGCGGCGCCCGAGCCGCTCCTCATCCTGCACCCGGGACCCATGAACCGGGGGGTGGAGATCGACAGCGACGTGGCCGATGGCCCCCACTCGGTGATCCTCGAGCAGGTGACCAACGGGGTGGCGGTGCGCATGGCCGTGCTCTACCTGCTGGCGGGCGGGCGGCCCGAGAAGGCCGAGGCGGCCAAGGCGGAGGAGGTCGCGTGA